One genomic window of Arachis stenosperma cultivar V10309 chromosome 10, arast.V10309.gnm1.PFL2, whole genome shotgun sequence includes the following:
- the LOC130957559 gene encoding pentatricopeptide repeat-containing protein At2g36730-like produces MQMHFPEAIIPIALIHNMMPDIISYAKAIIQTRPSGFLYERPDFRLFSLYLDIIIQNPILYVDDLNIQNLSLEVDDYGNMITDLIIEESMEDPNNIKMVPASKNAIESLEKVKLENNNHLAERCTICLTEFDYGDDAEQVSSMPCKHVYHQECLVQWLKTSHLCPLCRDKGDRGWRGVAQGALPKDEGQMLRVLAFWFWFLSPRRDPFVASRLLSSSALSPFADLTLASRIFSSLPYPPNTFMWNTLIRAHASSPNPHYSLCLYVSMRKLGAIPGKHTFPFLLKACSNIPSLPACTQVHTHVLKFGLCFDSHVANGLANGLCSGDFALARLMFDEMPDRSLSLWTTMVCGYAQNQCYDEGLGLFHEMIADGLEPNAATLASVLSACARAGYLELGQRIHGFMKVKGFEVKVILGTALVYMYAKNGEIVMARKLFDEMTERNVVTWNVMISGLATHGHVEDALGLFEKLKEEQAVVPNNVTFLGVLSACCHAGLVDVGREIFYSMKNVYGVDAKIEHYGCMVDLLGKEGKLINW; encoded by the exons ATGCAAATGCACTTCCCTGAGGCTATTATACCAATTGCCTTGATTCATAACATGATGCCAGATATTATATCCTACGCGAAAGCCATAATTCAAACTCGTCCTTCCGGATTCCTCTATGAAAGACCTGATTTTCGTTTGTTCAGTTTGTATCTGGACATTATTATCCAGAATCCTATATTGTACGTTGATGACTTGAATATCCAGAATTTGTCATTGGAAGTTGATGACTACGGCAACATGATCACCGACTTAATCATTGAAGAGTCCATGGAAGATCCTAATAATATTAAGATGGTTCCTGCATCAAAGAATGCCATTGAGTCTCTTGAGAAAGTGAAGCTTGAAAATAATAACCACCTAGCAGAGAGGTGCACTATTTGTCTAACTGAATTTGATTATGGTGATGATGCAGAACAAGTTTCATCAATGCCTTGTAAGCATGTATATCATCAAGAATGCCTCGTGCAATGGCTCAAGACTAGTCATTTATGTCCTTTATGTCG cgACAAGGGAGACAGGGGATGGAGAGGTGTGGCACAAGGTGCTTTGCCAAAGGATGAGGGGCAGATGCTTCGTGTTTTGGCCTTCTGGTTCTGG TTTCTCTCTCCTCGCCGAGACCCCTTCGTCGCCAGCCGCCTCCTCTCCTCCTCCGCCCTCTCCCCCTTCGCCGACCTCACCCTCGCGTCTAGAATCTTTTCCTCCCTCCCATACCCACCCAACACCTTCATGTGGAACACCCTCATCCGCGCCCACGCCTCTAGCCCCAATCCCCATTACTCTCTCTGCCTTTACGTCTCCATGAGGAAGCTAGGCGCTATTCCAGGGAAACACACCTTCCCCTTTCTCCTTAAGGCCTGCTCTAACATTCCCTCCCTGCCAGCCTGTACCCAGGTTCACACACACGTGCTGAAATTCGGGCTGTGCTTTGATTCCCACGTGGCCAATGGTTTGGCCAATGGTTTATGTTCCGGAGATTTTGCCCTTGCGCGCCTTATGTTCGATGAAATGCCGGACAGGAGTTTGAGTCTTTGGACGACGATGGTTTGTGGGTATGCTCAGAATCAATGTTATGATGAGGGTTTGGGGCTTTTTCATGAGATGATTGCGGATGGATTGGAGCCCAATGCTGCGACGCTGGCTTCAGTGTTATCGGCTTGCGCTCGGGCGGGGTATCTTGAGCTTGGGCAGAGGATTCACGGGTTCATGAAGGTGAAGGGGTTTGAAGTGAAAGTGATTCTTGGGACGGCGTTGGTTTACATGTATGCAAAGAATGGGGAGATTGTTATGGCTCGGAAGTTGTTTGATGAAATGACTGAGAGAAATGTTGTTACTTGGAATGTGATGATCTCTGGCTTGGCTACTCATGGACATGTTGAAGATGCTCTTGGTCTCTTTGAGAAGCTGAAGGAGGAGCAAGCTGTCGTCCCTAACAATGTCACTTTCTTAGGGGTTTTGTCGGCTTGTTGTCATGCTGGCTTGGTTGATGTTGGTCGTGAGATCTTTTATTCGATGAAAAATGTGTATGGGGTTGACGCAAAGATTGAACATTATGGGTGCATGGTGGATCTTCTTGGAAAAGAGGGTAAGTTGATAAACTGGTAA